The sequence ATAATCAGACctattgtatcttgccttgaagaagtgatctttagtgtttCACAAttccattgtatcttgccctaaggttgtcaACCTTAGCTTGCAAGTCCAAATCAAAAGCAATGAGCTTCCTTAGCCTAGAGCCTAAAATTTTGTAATCGGTTTTCATGTAGTGAGATAGTTCTCATTATGGTTTTCCCCACATTGTATTTTCCATGTAAAgtcttggtgttattgtgtgattgatcttttattttttagttttttactCCTGCACATGTGATAATTTAAATGAatggttaagttttaatatatgctaatcacccccccccccctcagcaTCCAAAAGTGTTCAACATTTCTACTACCTTTAGAAACAATCATTGGTTTATTTTGAGGCTAAGGGATATCAAAATGAAGATGCTAACAACTTTAGGTTTTTCAAGTTCATTTTGTAACTAGTTACATGCATCATGTCGATCAATATTTGGCAAAAGGTTGGCTTAGGAGTCATAGAGGATGACTCAATGGAGATGAAGTCATCAATGGCTTCATCTAACATATCAAAGTCGTCACTACTAAATAGCTCATGGAAGCCATGGAAATCTTGTAAAAAGATATCCAACATGGTTGAATAACTCTCCAAGAAAGggtggtttttatttttattttttaatctaggaaaagaaaaacttactctaactattgcaatgaaatgatgtaaTCTAATGAAATAAAGCATGTAAAATGTATATATAATTTAAACACACATAATGAAAGACATAACAAtgcatgaaaaacattttttttttcttttttacttttttgaaatgaaaaagaaatgaacatatgaataaaaaattatgcaagcatgtcaggttcaccaaaatgtttaatGGTGAAAAGGGATAGACTAAACTAGCTATCAATTCAACTAGGGCCAAGCCCTCTTTTGTTAAAAATTGGAATACAAACCTCTATAGTGGTAGATGCCTGACTAACTCTTATCCAAAGAGAGTCAAGTAATCCCTATAGGCTCTATTGCTTTGTTGCTTTGAAAGATTGTTTATTTGATTCAAAAATATAACTAAATAGGTCATaagaatgcataaatgaacacTTGAACTAATGAAACTATTTAATATAGATATTGAAACTATAAAATAGATACATAAATGAAACAGGAACTGAAAACCCCACCTATGCCTAAAAACAAAATTGATACTTGGTGGACATTGTGGCCAGGCACCCTTGTCCCAACTGGTGAACTTATGAACATTGAGGTTGGATCTGGAACTTTCAGACTCCACTTCCTTCCAGACAAATTTAACCTTGAACTAGAAGGATTGCAGTGCTAGGTACCCTACCCCTAGAGGACATaggcgctaggtgccctagtcttGAATTTTTCTAAGGAAATTTCTAAATGTTCTCTATTTCTAGGTCTTGAACACTTTTTGTCTTCAGACTTTGTTAGAGACCTGTAGGAACCTAAAACAAATAGAAGATGgtgttttggctatataaggatttgccttagtcaagcccctgttttggtgatttctacctccacaaatgGCCAAGTTGAATATGAATACAACAATGTGCTCTTTGAaccttaagtgtgtctaagattgtaATGAGCCTAGATGCATAAACAAAAATAAGAGTCCTACTCAAGTGTattagagtaaaccctaaatgaaatgatcaaatgtgaaacatgaatGAAGTCAAGAATGTATGAAACACATAAcataaaaataaaactcaaagttGAAGCTTAATTGCAAAAATGTTAGAatgacatgaaaccatacccaaccccttaGGGAGTAGTACAACTCAATCATCACTTAGTGCTCTATGTCATCCTCTAACATCAATTGAAGCTTCCATCAAGATGAATAAATATTTTTGATTAAGttaaaaacaagtttttaagggacccgaaaccctgtaCAAAGCAGGTTTAATAGGGAGGACATGAAACCCATAACTAAAAAATATCCAAGATTATCCACAAAGTGAAGCAGAACAAAGACGAGACGGAACAAAACCAAGAAAGGGGATCTAAGCAAACAGACTCATCCAGAAAGAAAATTTGTCTAacaaataaaaacatatgcatggaAAGTCTACAGGAAGTTCGAAACACAGGTACCCCCAACCTAGAGCAACCAACCAACATTAGGATTTCCCTTTGGATTCCTTCTTTTGGGAtctaagggtcatatcaaaagaaggcgaAGACCTTTTAGAATGTTTTCTTTTAACCGAAATCCAGCCTTCTTCAACCTTAGAAGCTTCAGCTTGCCAACCCAGTGAATCCAACTCAGGAAACCCAGCATCCAAGGAGAGACCAGCAGACCTCGAAAAACCAGCGGAGCCAAGGCTAGGCACATCTCGAGAAGATGAGACAAACAGTGAGACAGCTCCAACAGAAGTGTTAGAAGTAGAAGCAGACAAAGGGGCAGCACCATCAAACGTACCCACAAGAATCTTATCACATCCAGCAACAGGGGCAGATCCAACAGACAAATTAGAACCACCAGTTGGCTCAGAAGGAATCGAAGCAGGAACACCATTTGAAACATTAGCTGAAGGGACAGCCCTATCAACAGGGACCATTGGGGAAGATCCAACACAATCTACCATAGGCACTTTAGAGCCATTAATGGGAAGAGCCTGCCCAACCGTTTGAGAAGACCTCTTGAATACTATTTAATGTTGAGAAGAGGCACCTTTCCACCATGAAGAGGGCTTCTTCACTTTAACTTTCTGTAAATCCCATTTAGCTGTGATATGCCCAGTCTTGAAGAATGaataaatgttgatgttgatgaataaATGAGAAGAGGCACCTTTCCACCATGAAGATGaataaatgttgatgaagacttgatattGCTAATTATTCCTTGAATTTGTAGATTTGGAACTTCTCATTAGCCAAAGATGTCACATCATAAGGATACCATAAAGTTAAATTCTTAATCTAATTGATATTACAAATGAGGAAGgtaactttcttatatatattttttaaaaatttaaattgataaaaggttgacttaaaataatcatttttttgcATTGGGGATAAATCTGGAAATTCGAAGACCAACACTTTATCCTCCCAAAATCTTAGCCAATAAGTGTCAGACCATGGAGCCCCATAGTCCTGACAAAATAGGCTTGAATTTTTAGGGTCTTGATATTGGatctataatttatatgaaaatgatGATATTTAAGTGGTGGAAaagtattttcaaattttaaatgggATAGGGCTCGTAGAAATAAAATAAAGGGTAGACTTCaatttaagggcccaaataagagtgtgatgagatTTAAAATAAGAAATGACTCATATTCTTGAGTTAAACATAAATTTAATGCTAggaaaggtcctataatgcatagaggggTAGGAAACACTAAAATGAGcactaggagagtgtgaaattggactccatgattaaaggagtacaatttatgacaatacagttatcattttttttttccagatcgtttacaaatattttgctcatacaagcatcaacttgagaccattacatgacactaatatttgctCATATTGAGCAACCACAACCATGACACTAATACTAGTTCAtttcgagcaaccacactagaatcaacctatggaagaccaagagtcacaaattagaatccacttattagaaaccaccattagctcatttcgagaaaccacactagaatcaatctatggaagaccaagagtcacaaattagaatccacttattagaaaccacctagaagccaactatggaagactaagagtcacaacttagaattccatattagatgtccctttggaatttgaactttgatctccacaatgagaactcaatgctttaattaATAGAACACAGCCCCTTAGACACAATACAGTTATCATTTTATAAAAAAAGcaaattatttttattgtgttTTCAATTAGCTAGCTTCATGATGTGTATATTTCATATATGTGATAGTGGCCTAGCCTCAATTGTATCAATATATCCCTCTCCTAAAGATGTACACTAGAAAAGAGTTGTAAGCACAAGAAGTATTTACAAAGTGATCTAAGTTGTTGGACATTAGGTAAGATGTTTCATAAATAAGACATTAAATTACTGTGAAGATGGTGATTAATGTGGTTAATTATTCTCGTGGTGATGGCTCATACTACAATACAATTACAAAAAATCATGGGTTTGATGTTCCTGAGCTATTTTTCATCTTCATGTCAATTCAAAGACTACAAGCTTTATAATTGGTATAAGGCATAGAAGGTCAAGTTGTGGTTGAAATAGATTGGTGACACAGGGTAATCAATACCAAATGTACAAAAGGTTGATTGACATTGTGGCAAAATATTGTTGGAAGTTTTTGCAAACATTGTGGTCCAAATCATCTTTTGGTATCCTTAGAATAAAGTGTGCTTTGTGAGGTCTAATTCtccaaataattttaaaattaattatattttgtatggCGCATGCATATCGTCATGAGACAACCTCTTTTagtttaaattatttatatatgtcgacaccttttttttttaatgaattatttATGGATTCAATTGTGTGAACGTTTTTTCATCAAAAACGCTCaaacaattgaatccagaaacagATCATTCAatcatatggattgtggaaatctactagcattaacctttttttttttaaaggaataatTCATGATTTTCATTATTtcttaacaaaaaaatatattttattcaagATGCTTATAAGAAGCAACCATTATTTGAGATATATTCTTGGCTTAAGAACTTGGATAAATTTCTTAATGAATATTAATATTGCCTCTAAATACAAGAACTTGAAGAATGattcattagattcattatttatGCATATCATTATCCTTTtacaaatgtttgaattttttatatGTCAGATGAGAATGTCCATACACATTGAAATGCATTCTCATGTTATATTTACACACATCTAACTAGAGGAAAAATGTAATGACAAATTACCATTTCACGTTTAATTTTGTGGCCATCTTTATTTGAATGTCTTAAAAGCAATAACATATCAAGTGGCATACTCTTGTGCTTGATTTTGGCTCTATTTCTATCCACGTCCATTTCACCCATTTGCACCATTTTCCATGTATTCACCATTTATTGATATTGTGCTATCATTCAAAGTTATTTCTATAAAGTTACTTTCTACCTCAAAATTAGCATTTTACCTTGTTATTCATTTCTGAGTGGATTGGGATCGATCTAATTCAATCCCACAATTTATGGAAATGACAAAGATTCAAATTATTGacttaaaaaaaaaagactttTCAACCCACTTCTACTAACCCTTTTAAGTCAACTTAATACATATTTTAGTAAAATGTTATCATTTGTATTTAATGACATGAGCTTtattttgtagaggcaaaaaagaGAACGTCAAGAAGAATTATCTTAATAGATTTTGATTTCTAGAAGAACAAAGAATTAGATTCACAAAATCATCATGTTTGTCATATGCATATCTATGTCTTGTCTAACATGAGTTATCATCATTAATCTAACCATCCAATGGAATTCAACCTAAAAGAAACCCTTCACCTGTCAAGGCAATAGACTCCTATCACAACAAATTCAACAACTAGAAAAATGAGGTGGATAGTGTTTTAAAGGCTACTAGTCTCCATTGCTTAAGATCAATCCCTTAGCACTTAGCTCTAAACCACACAGATTTTTTTAGGTAGCACAAGTTTTGAGACAATCATCAAACCAATCGGATTTCTTCATAGCCAGTTCTAGAGCTAGTATGCCTAGCCCTCGCATTTTATTTTTATCCATTTATCGTGATAGATTGCAACTATCTATGACAGTTCTTCTACATTAATCATGTGTTAATTGATGGCATGTTAATGGGCTTGATCAAGTTAATCCAGATAATAACAGATCATTGGAGGCCACTTGGAAAAAACCAAGGGAAGGTTGgtgtaaaatcaattttgatggtgcctctaagGGCAATCCTGGTCCTTCAGGTATTGGTTGTGGCACaggattgggcaggcaatattatTGCCATGGGTGCAAAAAAATTAGAGGATGGTACACATAATGTGGCAAAGGCAATGGTGACCCTTCAAGCGGTTGGGTATGTTGAAAATTcatttggagggtgattcattaaTCATCATTAATGCAATCATTTCAGGGGAAGTGCAAGCTTGGCACCTACAGAATTACATCCTTGCGATTCGTAATGAATTGGCAACTTTGCAAAGCTACCAAATTAGTCATGTCTGGCATACGGGAAATCAAGTAGTGGATGTTCTATCTAAATGGGTGTTATTGTTTAATGATATTGGGGAGATGAGAGTCGAGGACTACTATACTCTCACCTTGGATGACTAACAATGTTGGCACGTAGGCAAATGAATGAAGCATTAATGAGATGGCAAGGGAGGATGTTTGATGGGACAGGGGTTTTGAGGCAGCAATAAAAGGGGGTGGTGAGTGTCTTTTTTCCGCAAATTGAAGCTGAGGTGATCGGGTAGAGACGAGGCAATGGAGGCCAATTTCCCTTTGGTGACCTCTCGGCAACAAACGACCTTCTTCGGATTGGTCTTCGCAAAGCGTCTGAAAGGGCTCTTCAAATTTGGGGATGATGAGTTTGTACAGGTGATGGAGATGTTGTTGGGAGAGGTCTTTCTTCAGGCAAAGCATCGCTACAAATCCAACATGGACATTGTGACCATGGTCGTTGCATGGGGATTGGACCTAGCTGAGGCCACAGACACCATCAAATGGGTGATGCGAGCAATTTTGGAAGATGAATGGATGATTGGGTTGGACTCTATCCTGGAGTGGGCAGTCTCGAGGGTAGGGCTTGATGTGAGAGAATTGAGGACCCAAATGCAATGGAGGTGTATGAATTGGTCCCCTTTATTTGATGGCCTATAGAGTGCAATCGGGATGAGAGGCGTGCAGAGGCACTTATCGAGTAGGAGTCGTTGAAGGCCTACATCAAGTAGAGAGAGGCCATGGTGGGTGGTGTGTTGGTGGTAGCTAACGAGAAGGCTAAAGGAAAAGGAATACGAGGCCCGAAGCAAGGGAAGGTGGCGAAGACGAAGAGGCAAAGCATAGAGGTGGTGGTCGCGAGCATGGAGTAATTCACTATTTTTTTTGTCTTCTATTCTTGTTTAATGTTGATAACTCTGCAATGTATGTATCAAGGGCATGGTGGGTGATTTTTTGAGTCTGATGTAATGTGGGTTTTGTTTTTTTGTTCACTAGAGTGATAGGGTGATGATGTTGGGTAGTTACTAGGGTTTGTATGGAAAGTCGGATCTTGTAATTGCTAATTGTATGCAATGTTTTTTGCATGCCATGGTATAGGTGGTCAAAGGTTTAATGGTAGTTGAAGGTTGTGGGGGAGAGAGTGGGGGGCGttattggttttttgataagtgACCAGCCAATTTTGGTCAATGGTTTTAAACATTGTAAtctcaatattaataaaatatactataaaaaaaatcatgtgttaaTTGATTGTATTTAGAAAAGGTACTTGTTTTTCAAAAGAACAATGTCGTATAATCTCTATTCTCTTCAATGAACAAATCCATTAAGTAAGAATTAATTTTGTTTTGCCCTAATTGGTTGCCTAACTACTCAGTACCAGTAGAAGTCATCTTCGGGGCTCCCTTACTTCTTATTTTCAGTTTCTTTTTTTCAACTCcttgagttaaaaaaaaaaaaagcttttcaATACAATATTCATTAAAATGGCCTCACAAGCAACATCCTGACCTTACATTGCTTTGTCCTGTAATTCTCCATTAATTTATTCATCATACAAAAAACAATCTCAACTCCATGAGTTACTTCTGCCCATCCTTTTCATTAGAATATCTGTTAAAATGGCCTCATCACTAAGGTGTTCCAGTGCTTAGTTCAGTCATTCCATCAATTTAttcatcataaaataaaaaaatcttttgtTTGTCATAGCATATTTTACCTCAAAACTGTAAAGAAAACTTGATTCGATTCATCTATATTAAGTGTCACAATTTCTTGACAAGTGGTCTTAAAATCGATTATATATCAGTACATGCTTATAAATTTGCTATGTATCAATCCCATCATTGAATGTTATTAAGTAAAATTGCATTGAAATTAGCATTGAAACATTATCGTTCGATCCCCATTTGAAGATCAGCACTCGTTTTAACTTTTGTACTGATCTAGGCTATAATATTAATATTACAAATAGTAATTGGTAAAAAAACTTGATTATATTAACAAATGATCATACGATCATTAAATAGAATACAAAGGatcgatgtttctaaaagaaacaatcgataATGAATGAAAATATAGAAACTTCTAATATGTACAAAATAACATCATATTGACCATTAAAcaataataaagaatattattctaatacccttccttaatggtcaatctatcaacaacacCAAGCTACCCCCTGAATTTAGCAAACTTATCTGGAttgagagacttggtgagaatgtctgcagTCTAATCCGCAGTTGGAACATACTGCAACTGAACTGAACCATCTTCAACAAGCTTCCGAATAAaatgacaatgagtttccacatgcttggttctttcatggaagacaggaTTCTTGACAAGCTTGAGAACTCcctgattatcacaaaacaagggagttggacctgcttgagatatttgcatatcaACAAGCATCCAatgaagccaaactgcctcacaagctaCCTTAACCGCTCctcgatactctgcttctgtcgaggagagaggcACTACCTGCTGCTTTTTACTAGTCCGTGTGACTGCACCGGATCCCAAATTAAACACATACCCAGATGTTGATTTCctgtcatcaaccgaacctgcccaatctgaatctgtgaaaccACTGAGTCTAGGATCGTGACGcctagtgtaaagaagtccataatcagggGTGCCCTTCACATAACGCAACGCACGCTTTGTTGCTACCCAATGATCATCCTTGGGGGTTGTCATGAaacgtgaaatgtagctcactgcaaaactgagatcAAGTCTAGTGGAAGTGAGATAGATGATActacccactagttgcctgaatgttGTTTCATCTATAAGAGGAGAATCAAACTTGGCTGACAACTTCAGTCCTCTCTCCATAGGGATTGTGACGcctagtgtaaagaagtccataatcagaggTGCCCTTCACATAACGCAACACACGCTTTGTTGCTACCCAATGATCATCCTTGGGggttgtcatgaagcgtgaaatgtagctcactgcaaaactaagATCAAGTCTAGTGGAAGTGAGATAGATGATActacccactagttgcctgaatgttGTTTCATCTATAGGAGGGGAATCAAACTTGGCTGACAACTTCAGTCCTCTCTCCATAGGCGTGGAAGTaggtttacaatcttgcattcgaaaccTGTCAAGCAAGTTCCTAACATACTTaaattgagaaataaaaatgctaccatcagtctgccaaacttcaacacctaaacaataatgAAGAAGCCCCAAATTTTTCATGTCAAAAGCCTTGCACAGGTCTTGTTTGATTTCTACAATCAAATGTGTTGAACTGTCAGTAATggtcaagtcatcaacatagacaacaagaaagagaatgtcatcaccagagtgtttgatatacaaatttgagtcaaaaggacTACGCTAAAAgccatgagcaaccaagtactaATCAATCTTGATGTACCCcactcgaggagcctgtttgagtccatagagtgTTTTCAtgagtctacatacttgatgttctttgttggcaaccttgaaaccaggaggttgcgtcatgtagaattcttcctgcaactcaccattgaggaaggcactcttaacatccatctgacgGACTTTTcatccaaactgagctgcaatagcgagaagaagacgaattgtactcatcttggcaataggagcaaaaTTCTCTTCATAATCAATGGATGAGAGAAAACCCAGGTGTTGTTCTTTAGAAGGCTCTGGTATTCTACGTACATTGCCTATTCCCACTCTAGAATCCCTTTTGCTTAtgcatatgtttgaggctcataaatactatgaatgttAGTCATGAGAGCAAAATTGATGGTAGACTGTTGTTTGCTCTTGTTTTtggaagatctaccctcaatgagctcaacAGGGCGAAGATCACTaatggtcttagcccaccatttaggccagAGAGTAGAAGAACCAACATCATATGGAGGAGGAATAACTAGAACTGGAGGTGAAATTGTAGGTGGAACAGGATCTGAAACAGGTGGAAGATTTGCATCATCTGGATGAAATTCAagtagtgcatcatcaaattcagaatctgcatcatccctcccatcaagtTAACCAAATGGAAGAAGAACACCCAAATCAGAAGCCTTCAAAGGCTAATCCTTAGAATTCTGCTCAAATGAGGAAAGTTGAAATGGTCCttgttcttcatcaaagacaacatcacgactgaacaTAAGATGATCAATGTCTACATCAATCAGTCGGTAagccttatggttgtcactgtaTCTTGTAAACATAagcttctgactcttggaatccaacttcgAGCGTTTGGCATTTGGAATCCAAACATATGCTAAAGAGACAAACTTTCAGATGACTGATCCTGGGTTTGCAACTAGTCCAGGCTTCCTggggagtcttccccttaacagcatGTGTGGGAGACCAATTAAGGAGATAGATTGCAGTGTATACTACTTCTGCCCAATACTTCTTAGGAACATTTATGTGTTCCaacatagacctagccatttctgtAATAGTGTGGTTGCGATGTTCTACAATGTCGTTTTGTTggggggtgtatggtgtggttaactgacATTTTATGTCATGTGTATCACAGAAAGTGGAGAAAGcattatcagacctaagagtaataataaaacaaccagactctttttctactaaggccttaaatttctgaaatacaggaaacacacatgatttgtctaagaaagtacacccacattttacgactgaaatcatcaacaaaaagcaagaaatacctGCACCCAGTAACAAAAGgagtattcattggaccacatacatcagcgtgGACCAATTGTAGTACCTTAGAGGCTCACCATGAGTCACCAACTCACCATCCTTGAACATTGTCCTGTGTTGCTTCTCAGCCTGACAAGCTTCACAAACTCgttgattctgagtttgaattttaGGTAGACCATTTACTAAATCTTCACGAACAAGTTGAGCAAGGTAGTGAACGTTCAAGTGACCATATCGTTGGTGCCATAGACTGGTGATAGAGGAGGATTTAGCTGCAAaagcatgctcaagagaatcacctgTATCCACAAGTCTGTAAAGATCATGATCACCGACGCCAACGGCTACAGTAGTGTATGTCACACGATCAACAATCGAACACTCATGTGCACTGAAGATTACATCAAGCTGAGGAGAATGTCGCATGATCTGACTCACTGAGAGTAGGTTTAGTTCCATGCCAGGAACGTAGCATACATTGAGGAATATAAGATTCCTCCCACCAGACTatatctgaacgttgcccttgtcgacaacaatatactcttcacctcctccaaataTGACTGAATCAGTATAGGGAGAGAATTTTG is a genomic window of Cryptomeria japonica chromosome 7, Sugi_1.0, whole genome shotgun sequence containing:
- the LOC131856748 gene encoding secreted RxLR effector protein 161-like, whose product is MTTPKDDHWVATKRALRYVKGTPDYGLLYTRRHDPRLSGFTDSDWAGSVDDRKSTSGYVFNLGSGAVTRTSKKQQVVPLSSTEAEYRGAVKGVLKLVKNPVFHERTKHVETHCHFIRKLVEDGSVQLQYVPTAD